One Nonomuraea angiospora DNA segment encodes these proteins:
- a CDS encoding helix-turn-helix domain-containing protein, producing the protein MPGGHLTYDDRRKISEGLAEGLTYAEIARRLGRPRSTIGREIARNGGPHGYHAGRAQQATGWRARRRPAAPASTAAGGAVRRDPQAVREFEERLTATFGGVPTMAARVMACLFTSDTGNLTVAELTERLRVSPASISKGVGWLEQVGLVRRERDNRRERYIIDAEVWYRAWLLGTRSMMLWTETVREGVDILGADTPAGVRLATASRFFELISTDMAQAAEHYRQTFAPTGDVPR; encoded by the coding sequence ATGCCAGGAGGCCACCTGACGTACGACGACCGCCGCAAGATCTCGGAGGGGCTGGCGGAAGGGCTCACCTACGCGGAGATCGCCCGTCGCCTGGGGCGGCCGAGGTCGACCATCGGCCGCGAGATCGCGCGCAACGGCGGCCCGCACGGCTACCACGCGGGCCGGGCGCAGCAGGCGACCGGATGGCGCGCCCGCCGCCGGCCCGCCGCGCCGGCGAGCACGGCCGCGGGGGGCGCGGTCAGGCGCGACCCCCAGGCGGTGCGGGAGTTCGAGGAGCGGCTCACGGCGACGTTCGGGGGCGTGCCGACGATGGCGGCCAGGGTGATGGCCTGCCTGTTCACCAGCGACACCGGCAATCTCACCGTCGCCGAGCTGACCGAGCGGCTGCGGGTCAGCCCCGCCTCGATCTCCAAGGGCGTCGGCTGGCTCGAACAGGTGGGGCTCGTCAGGCGCGAGCGGGACAACCGGCGCGAGCGCTACATCATCGACGCCGAGGTCTGGTACCGGGCGTGGCTGCTGGGCACCCGGTCGATGATGCTCTGGACCGAGACGGTCCGGGAGGGTGTCGACATTCTCGGCGCCGACACCCCGGCGGGCGTCCGGCTCGCGACCGCGAGCCGCTTCTTCGAGCTCATCAGCACCGACATGGCGCAGGCGGCCGAACACTACCGGCAGACCTTCGCGCCCACCGGGGACGTCCCGCGCTGA
- a CDS encoding LacI family DNA-binding transcriptional regulator codes for MVTMGDVAKLSGVSKMTVSNVINDRAGVSDEVRRRVLEAIRQSGYRVNLSARTLRSGRTGVIGLAVPEIDRPYFGQLAAHVIAEARGRGFHVAIEQTGAAAAGEIDAISHSYTMQFDGLILSAVGIDPQDSRLTGGGYPIVMLGEQDFAARFDHVAMPNEEGAKAATTHLIDRGCRRIAMVTGDSLDGVNVVTRRHRGYLAGLAERGLDPDPALLFPVSGMTLESGREAAYRLVDSGREVDGVVAVSDTVAQGVFRGLADRGVRVPGDIRLVGYDDIPEAAYMVPSLSTVAPDHRWMAAKAVELVTARIQDPSRPAGEHTAPFELMVRESTR; via the coding sequence ATGGTCACCATGGGCGACGTCGCCAAGTTGTCCGGGGTGTCGAAGATGACGGTCTCCAACGTCATCAACGACCGCGCCGGAGTCAGCGACGAGGTCCGCCGCCGCGTGCTCGAAGCGATCCGCCAGTCGGGCTACCGCGTCAACCTCTCCGCCCGGACCCTCAGATCCGGGCGGACCGGCGTCATCGGGCTGGCCGTCCCCGAGATCGACCGGCCCTACTTCGGCCAGCTCGCCGCCCACGTGATCGCCGAGGCGCGGGGGCGCGGCTTCCACGTCGCGATCGAGCAGACCGGCGCGGCCGCGGCCGGGGAGATCGACGCGATCTCCCATTCGTACACCATGCAGTTCGACGGGCTGATCCTCAGCGCGGTCGGGATCGACCCCCAGGACTCGCGGCTGACCGGCGGCGGCTACCCGATCGTGATGCTCGGCGAGCAGGACTTCGCCGCGCGGTTCGACCACGTCGCCATGCCCAATGAGGAAGGCGCGAAGGCGGCGACCACGCACCTGATCGACCGCGGCTGCCGCCGGATCGCGATGGTCACCGGCGACTCCCTCGACGGCGTCAACGTGGTGACGCGCCGCCACCGGGGCTACCTCGCCGGGCTCGCCGAACGGGGCCTCGACCCCGATCCGGCGCTGCTGTTCCCCGTCAGCGGGATGACGCTCGAATCGGGCCGCGAGGCGGCCTACCGGCTCGTCGACTCCGGCCGCGAGGTGGACGGCGTGGTCGCGGTGAGCGACACCGTCGCCCAGGGGGTCTTCCGGGGCCTGGCCGACCGCGGTGTCCGGGTGCCCGGCGACATCCGACTCGTCGGGTACGACGACATCCCGGAAGCGGCGTACATGGTGCCCTCGCTGTCCACCGTGGCCCCCGACCACCGGTGGATGGCCGCGAAGGCGGTCGAGCTGGTGACCGCCCGCATCCAGGACCCGTCACGCCCGGCCGGCGAGCACACCGCGCCCTTCGAGCTGATGGTCCGCGAATCCACCCGCTGA
- a CDS encoding alpha-N-arabinofuranosidase: MSDTVVSAVLNVDVKGPVINRHVYGHFAEHLGRCIYGGFYVGEDSDVPNEGGIRLDVVEALRALNIPNLRWPGGCFADEYHWMDGIGPKKQRPAMVNTHWGNVEENNHFGTHEFMALCELLGAEPYISGNVGSGTVKEMSDWVEYLTRDGDSPMVRLRKANGREEPWRVRFWGLGNEAWGCGGHMSAQQYAAEARRYGTYCRDHGDNRLYRIAAGANSDDYTWTETLMKQLGDLGCAYRPQAFYQALSLHYYTIPGTWQDKGDATVFDTDEYYRTMVKAAHIDELLTGHSNVMDCYDPGKNVGLVLDEWGTWWNVEPGTNPGFLYQQNTLRDALVASVHFDIFHRHADRLVMANIAQTVNVLQAMILTDPDSGALVLTPTYHVFEMNKGHQDAASLRVDLLSGVPTREVGPDALATVSLSASRKDDKVLVSLSNLDAAGAADVELDLRGGSVGGVVSRILTAGAPQTHNTPDAPAAVAPRSHEQVTVTGTRVRVHLPAHSFVTVQVDVA, from the coding sequence ATGAGTGACACTGTCGTGTCCGCCGTGCTCAACGTTGACGTCAAGGGCCCCGTGATCAACCGGCACGTGTACGGCCACTTCGCCGAGCACCTGGGCCGGTGCATCTACGGCGGCTTCTACGTGGGTGAGGACAGCGACGTCCCGAACGAGGGCGGGATCCGGCTGGACGTCGTCGAAGCGCTGCGGGCCTTGAACATCCCGAACCTGCGCTGGCCGGGTGGCTGCTTCGCCGACGAGTACCACTGGATGGACGGCATCGGCCCGAAGAAGCAGCGCCCGGCGATGGTGAACACGCACTGGGGCAACGTCGAGGAGAACAACCACTTCGGCACCCACGAGTTCATGGCCCTGTGCGAGCTGCTCGGCGCCGAGCCGTACATCAGCGGCAACGTCGGCTCGGGCACGGTCAAGGAGATGAGCGACTGGGTCGAGTACCTCACCCGCGACGGCGACTCCCCGATGGTCCGCCTGCGCAAGGCCAACGGCCGCGAGGAGCCGTGGCGGGTGCGCTTCTGGGGCCTGGGCAACGAGGCGTGGGGGTGCGGCGGGCACATGAGCGCCCAGCAGTACGCCGCCGAGGCGCGCCGGTACGGCACCTACTGCCGCGACCACGGCGACAACCGGCTGTACCGCATCGCCGCCGGCGCCAACAGCGACGACTACACCTGGACCGAGACGCTCATGAAGCAGCTCGGCGACCTGGGCTGCGCCTACCGGCCCCAGGCCTTCTACCAGGCGCTGTCGCTGCACTACTACACGATTCCGGGCACGTGGCAGGACAAGGGCGACGCCACGGTGTTCGACACCGACGAGTACTACCGGACCATGGTCAAGGCCGCCCACATCGACGAGCTCCTCACCGGCCACTCCAACGTCATGGACTGCTACGACCCCGGCAAGAACGTGGGCCTGGTGCTGGACGAGTGGGGCACGTGGTGGAACGTCGAGCCGGGCACCAACCCCGGCTTCCTCTACCAGCAGAACACCCTGCGCGACGCGCTGGTGGCGAGCGTGCACTTCGACATCTTCCACCGCCACGCCGACCGGCTGGTGATGGCCAACATCGCCCAGACGGTGAACGTGCTCCAGGCCATGATCCTGACCGACCCGGACTCCGGGGCGCTCGTGCTCACCCCGACGTACCACGTGTTCGAGATGAACAAGGGGCACCAGGACGCCGCGTCACTGCGGGTCGATCTCCTGTCGGGGGTGCCCACCCGCGAGGTGGGGCCGGACGCGCTGGCGACCGTCTCGCTGTCGGCGAGCCGCAAGGACGACAAGGTGCTCGTCTCGCTGTCCAACCTGGACGCGGCCGGCGCGGCCGACGTCGAGCTCGACCTGCGCGGCGGCAGCGTCGGCGGGGTCGTCTCGCGGATCCTCACCGCCGGGGCGCCGCAGACCCACAACACGCCCGACGCGCCCGCCGCCGTCGCCCCGCGCTCCCACGAGCAGGTCACGGTCACCGGTACGCGGGTGCGGGTCCACCTGCCCGCCCACTCCTTCGTCACCGTGCAGGTCGACGTCGCATAA
- a CDS encoding MFS transporter: MTALVPPAVTVARRGPMLAVLLTGQAMASMDGSIVSVAAQTIRDGLDAGSTAIQLVVSGYLLTTGVLLVTCARIGDIVGHRRAFLVGLGWFTVASLLCGLAPNAPLLVLTRVAQAAGAALLMPQVFSLIQRHWDGPARRRAIGLYSLVLALGVALGQVIGGLVAGADLFGLSWRPVFLINVPIGAVLLAVGPRVLLSSSPDERVRLDPAGTALLTVAMAAFTMPLIFGRDQGWPAWTWVSLACGAALLVAFVRYETRARHPLLDLAALRPRGVKPGLVACWIVMGCYTVFLLTLTLHLQSTLRFSPLQAGLAFVPYAVGFGMLSLTWNRYPRWLRNALPVAGPIAFAIGAGLLVLLCRDQWHPYGTVALLLLAGAGHAAGYSPLIARITYLVEPRLASAISALNSTGPTLTGVTAVAGLGTVYFAAPSSAEGLLRVVAAVAALLVAGAACALRVTLSHRGS, from the coding sequence ATGACCGCCCTCGTTCCTCCCGCCGTCACCGTCGCCCGCCGCGGCCCGATGCTGGCCGTGCTGCTCACCGGCCAGGCCATGGCGTCCATGGACGGCTCGATCGTGTCCGTGGCGGCGCAGACCATCCGTGACGGACTGGACGCCGGCAGCACCGCGATCCAGCTGGTCGTGTCGGGCTACCTGCTGACCACCGGCGTGCTCCTGGTCACCTGCGCGCGGATCGGCGACATCGTCGGGCACCGGCGCGCGTTCCTCGTCGGGCTGGGCTGGTTCACCGTGGCGTCGCTGCTGTGCGGGCTGGCCCCGAACGCGCCCCTGCTGGTGCTGACCCGCGTCGCCCAGGCCGCGGGGGCGGCGTTGCTGATGCCGCAGGTCTTCTCGCTCATCCAGCGGCACTGGGACGGACCGGCCCGCCGCCGGGCGATCGGCCTCTACAGTCTGGTGCTCGCCCTCGGAGTCGCGCTGGGGCAGGTCATCGGCGGGCTGGTCGCGGGCGCCGACCTGTTCGGCCTCTCCTGGCGCCCGGTGTTCCTGATCAACGTGCCGATCGGCGCGGTACTGCTGGCGGTCGGACCGCGCGTCCTGCTGAGCTCCAGCCCGGACGAGCGGGTACGCCTCGACCCGGCCGGAACAGCTCTCCTGACCGTCGCCATGGCCGCGTTCACGATGCCGCTCATCTTCGGCCGGGACCAGGGCTGGCCCGCCTGGACATGGGTCTCGCTCGCCTGCGGAGCCGCCCTGCTGGTGGCGTTCGTCCGCTACGAGACCCGGGCGCGGCACCCGCTGCTGGACCTGGCGGCACTGCGGCCCCGCGGGGTGAAGCCGGGGCTGGTGGCCTGCTGGATCGTCATGGGCTGCTACACCGTCTTCCTGCTGACCCTGACCCTGCATCTGCAGTCCACGCTGCGCTTCTCCCCGCTCCAGGCGGGGCTCGCGTTCGTCCCGTACGCCGTCGGCTTCGGCATGCTCAGCCTGACCTGGAACCGCTACCCCCGGTGGCTGCGCAACGCGCTGCCGGTGGCCGGGCCGATCGCCTTCGCGATCGGGGCGGGCCTGCTGGTGCTCCTCTGTCGCGACCAGTGGCATCCGTACGGCACCGTAGCGCTGCTGCTGCTCGCGGGGGCCGGGCACGCCGCCGGCTACAGCCCGCTGATCGCGCGGATCACGTACCTGGTGGAGCCGCGGCTCGCCTCGGCGATCTCGGCGCTCAACTCCACCGGCCCGACGCTGACCGGGGTGACGGCCGTCGCCGGGCTCGGCACCGTCTACTTCGCGGCCCCCTCCTCAGCCGAAGGTCTCCTGCGGGTCGTCGCCGCCGTCGCCGCCCTCCTCGTGGCCGGGGCGGCCTGCGCGCTGCGAGTCACGCTGTCCCACCGGGGGTCGTGA
- a CDS encoding FecCD family ABC transporter permease, which yields MSSAASLGAVLVPALGSAVLAGTLGITGAAFAAALLSALLVYVLAQRAGRLLDSWLVLTGVAVGYLCAAATTFVQLQLNPTELQGMMFWLMGSVAGASWADLGVPALIVVCCLAWLSLQARALNALLAGEEAAIAVGVPVAVLRIGLLVAGSLLTATVVSVVGGIGFIGLMIPHMARFVVGADHRRVLPVSLLAGALFLVLVDLAARIADRPNELPVGIFTTGLGVPFFLWLLRRRSSGGTDAA from the coding sequence GTGTCGTCGGCCGCCTCGCTCGGGGCCGTGCTGGTCCCCGCGCTGGGCAGCGCCGTACTCGCCGGCACGCTCGGAATCACTGGGGCCGCCTTCGCCGCCGCCCTGCTGTCGGCGCTGCTGGTGTACGTGCTGGCGCAGCGCGCGGGCCGGCTGCTGGACTCCTGGCTGGTGCTGACCGGCGTCGCCGTCGGCTACCTGTGCGCGGCGGCCACCACGTTCGTGCAGCTCCAGCTCAACCCGACCGAGCTGCAGGGCATGATGTTCTGGCTGATGGGCAGCGTCGCCGGCGCGTCCTGGGCCGACCTGGGCGTGCCCGCCCTGATCGTCGTCTGCTGCCTGGCCTGGCTGTCCCTGCAGGCCCGCGCGCTGAACGCGCTGCTGGCCGGCGAGGAGGCCGCCATCGCCGTCGGCGTGCCGGTGGCGGTGCTGCGGATCGGGCTGCTCGTGGCCGGCTCGCTGCTGACGGCCACCGTGGTCAGCGTGGTCGGCGGCATCGGGTTCATCGGGCTGATGATCCCGCACATGGCCAGGTTCGTCGTGGGGGCCGACCACCGTCGCGTGCTACCCGTGTCGCTGCTGGCCGGGGCGCTGTTCCTGGTGCTGGTGGACCTGGCGGCGCGGATCGCCGACCGGCCGAACGAGCTGCCGGTGGGCATCTTCACCACCGGGCTCGGCGTGCCGTTCTTCCTGTGGCTGCTGCGCCGCCGATCGAGTGGAGGCACCGATGCGGCTTGA
- a CDS encoding ABC transporter permease has translation MTTTVTRARGRTGSRAASSHLTGTGAMVRLALRRDRIKLTLWLVAITALVPRFYYAAVNAVVPTPEALAEASQMIRVSFMRVLGGPLFGEVSTQSYFLAAYWVEFLLAAAIMNMMLMTRHTRAEEQTGRAELIRAAVVGRHAQLTAALIVAVISNAALAALTTAATISIGFPAGSALLFGASLAATGLLFAGVTAVTAQVTEHPRGANGLAGLVLFTAWLLRGAGALQSREGGPLFWLSPIGWSQQTRVLGEERWWPLGLSAVLAGLLVAGAYSLASRRDLGAALVAPRPGRASAPSWLRSPFTLALRLQKAAILAWGAAFLAVGLVLGAMTGGMAETDLPIFSGADFGRAWISLMVFTGSLYTGVFAVLSVIRLRAEEVRGRIAPVLAGPTGRSTWYWSSLLVTALAAVVLPVVYGAALGVGAALSTGEIGLVGEVAWASLIRAPEVLVLLAVPAALLGLAPRAVNAAWAVLVYSGFMQVLGSYMNLPDWLVNTSVLSHLPWHPLGSFAPVATVVLTVLAAALAMLGLYGLRRRDLAAG, from the coding sequence ATGACCACGACGGTGACGCGGGCGCGCGGCCGTACCGGATCGAGGGCGGCGAGCAGCCACCTGACCGGCACCGGCGCGATGGTACGGCTGGCGCTGCGCCGCGACCGCATCAAGCTGACCCTCTGGCTGGTCGCCATCACGGCCCTCGTCCCGCGCTTCTACTACGCCGCCGTCAACGCGGTCGTCCCGACGCCCGAGGCCCTGGCCGAGGCCTCGCAGATGATCCGCGTCTCCTTCATGAGGGTGCTCGGCGGGCCCCTGTTCGGCGAGGTCAGCACGCAGAGCTACTTCCTGGCCGCCTACTGGGTCGAGTTCCTGCTGGCCGCCGCGATCATGAACATGATGCTCATGACCCGGCACACCCGGGCGGAGGAGCAGACCGGCCGGGCCGAGCTCATCAGGGCGGCCGTCGTGGGCCGGCACGCCCAGCTGACCGCGGCGCTGATCGTCGCCGTGATCAGCAACGCCGCGCTCGCGGCCCTGACCACCGCCGCGACGATCAGCATCGGGTTCCCCGCCGGCAGCGCCCTGCTGTTCGGCGCCTCCCTGGCCGCGACCGGGCTGCTGTTCGCCGGGGTCACCGCGGTCACCGCCCAGGTCACCGAGCACCCCCGGGGCGCGAACGGGCTGGCGGGCCTCGTGCTCTTCACGGCGTGGCTGCTGCGCGGCGCGGGGGCGCTGCAGAGCCGGGAGGGCGGCCCGCTGTTCTGGCTGTCGCCGATCGGCTGGTCGCAGCAGACCCGGGTGCTGGGCGAGGAGCGCTGGTGGCCGCTCGGCCTCTCGGCCGTTCTCGCCGGGCTGCTCGTCGCGGGCGCCTACTCGCTGGCGAGCCGCAGGGATCTCGGCGCCGCCTTGGTGGCCCCGCGCCCCGGCCGGGCGTCGGCGCCCTCCTGGCTGCGCTCGCCGTTCACGCTCGCGCTGCGGCTCCAGAAGGCGGCCATCCTCGCGTGGGGAGCCGCGTTCCTCGCCGTCGGCCTCGTCCTGGGCGCCATGACCGGGGGCATGGCGGAAACCGACCTCCCCATCTTCTCCGGCGCGGACTTCGGGCGGGCCTGGATCAGCCTCATGGTGTTCACGGGGTCCCTCTACACCGGCGTCTTCGCGGTCCTGTCGGTCATCCGGCTGCGGGCGGAGGAGGTGCGCGGCCGGATCGCTCCCGTGCTGGCCGGGCCGACCGGCAGATCGACGTGGTATTGGTCGTCCCTGCTGGTCACCGCGCTCGCCGCGGTCGTCCTGCCGGTGGTGTACGGCGCCGCGCTCGGCGTCGGCGCCGCCCTGTCGACCGGCGAGATCGGCCTCGTGGGGGAGGTCGCCTGGGCGAGCCTGATCCGCGCCCCCGAGGTGCTGGTGCTGCTCGCCGTCCCGGCCGCGCTGCTCGGGCTCGCCCCGCGGGCCGTGAACGCGGCCTGGGCGGTGCTCGTCTACAGCGGGTTCATGCAGGTGCTGGGGTCCTACATGAACCTGCCGGACTGGCTGGTGAACACGTCGGTGCTGTCCCACCTGCCCTGGCACCCGCTGGGGTCCTTCGCCCCGGTGGCCACGGTGGTGCTGACCGTGCTCGCCGCGGCGCTGGCGATGCTCGGCCTGTACGGGCTGCGCCGCCGCGACCTCGCCGCGGGCTGA
- a CDS encoding ABC transporter ATP-binding protein, whose protein sequence is MTPAIAVSGLVKAYGPARALDGLDLTVNPGEVHGYLGPNGAGKSTTIRILLGLIRATSGSARLLGGDPWADAVELHRRLAYVPGDVELWPNLTGGEAIDVLGRLRGGLDERRRNELIERFELDPKKKARTYSKGNRQKVALVAALSADVDLLILDEPTSGLDPLMEAVFQQVVAEVKAAGRTILLSSHILAQVETLADRVTIIRDGKVVESGTLAQLRHLTRTTVVAGTATPVTGLDRLPGVHDVKTEGGNVRFGVDAEHLDAAIRHLTTFGIDSLVSHPPTLEELMLRHYAHKEAA, encoded by the coding sequence ATGACCCCAGCCATCGCCGTTTCCGGCCTCGTCAAGGCCTACGGGCCGGCGCGCGCCCTCGACGGGCTCGACCTCACCGTGAACCCCGGAGAGGTGCACGGCTATCTCGGCCCGAACGGAGCGGGCAAGAGCACCACCATCCGCATCCTGCTGGGCCTGATCCGGGCCACCTCCGGCAGCGCCAGGCTGCTGGGCGGTGACCCCTGGGCCGACGCCGTCGAGCTGCACCGGCGGCTGGCGTACGTGCCGGGCGACGTCGAGCTGTGGCCCAACCTCACCGGAGGCGAGGCCATCGACGTGCTCGGCCGGCTGCGGGGCGGGCTCGACGAGCGGCGCAGGAACGAGCTGATCGAGCGGTTCGAGCTCGACCCGAAGAAGAAGGCGCGGACCTACTCCAAGGGCAACCGCCAGAAGGTCGCCCTCGTCGCCGCCCTCTCCGCGGACGTGGACCTGCTGATCCTCGACGAGCCCACGAGCGGGCTGGACCCGCTGATGGAGGCGGTGTTCCAGCAGGTCGTCGCCGAGGTCAAGGCCGCCGGCCGGACCATCCTGCTGTCCAGCCACATCCTCGCCCAGGTCGAGACCCTCGCCGACCGGGTCACCATCATCCGGGACGGAAAGGTCGTGGAGTCGGGGACGCTGGCGCAGCTGCGGCACCTGACCCGGACGACGGTCGTGGCCGGGACCGCCACCCCGGTGACCGGCCTCGACCGGCTGCCCGGCGTACACGACGTGAAGACCGAGGGCGGGAACGTGCGGTTCGGCGTGGACGCCGAACACCTCGACGCCGCCATCCGGCACCTCACCACGTTCGGCATCGACTCGCTGGTCAGCCACCCGCCGACGCTGGAGGAGCTCATGCTCCGGCACTACGCGCACAAGGAGGCGGCATGA
- a CDS encoding ferritin-like domain-containing protein — MTEPPIVIEHREHVWYLLVQASQLEHMIMCQYLFAEFSLKTDGLTEEQQAAVDRWRQELHGIAVQEMLHLALVANLMSSIGAAPTFGRPNFPQSSGAFPPSIQLRLLPFGEAALAHFLYLERPEGMDRHDAAEFISCDPPPEPVATGEIFPRAQEFATVGHLYRGIKDGLTALVAKYGEEQVFCGSPRAQATPELFRWPEMVAVTDLASACAAIEEIIEQGEGAQGAWQDAHYGRFLKIWEEYHALRAADPAFEPAHPALGAFTRQPFDVREPQPLIGDPRTLALAELCNLAYEAILWLLTRYFTHTDESEEELDVLISAAITTMAAVLRPLGTELCRRPAGPAHPGRTAGPAFEMYYLMDNVVPWREAAWTVLVERLRQIAERCASHAAADPVIAQASEQVTAVADALDAVRAKAASGITTPGGTA, encoded by the coding sequence ATGACCGAGCCCCCCATCGTCATCGAGCACCGCGAGCACGTGTGGTACCTGCTCGTCCAGGCCTCGCAGCTCGAGCACATGATCATGTGCCAGTACCTCTTCGCCGAGTTCAGCCTCAAGACCGATGGCCTGACCGAAGAGCAGCAGGCCGCGGTGGATCGCTGGCGCCAGGAGCTCCACGGCATCGCCGTACAGGAGATGCTCCATCTGGCCCTGGTGGCCAACCTCATGTCGTCCATCGGCGCCGCCCCCACCTTCGGCAGACCGAACTTCCCGCAGTCCTCCGGCGCGTTCCCGCCCTCGATCCAGCTGCGGCTGCTGCCCTTCGGCGAGGCCGCCCTGGCCCATTTCCTCTACCTCGAACGGCCCGAGGGCATGGACCGGCACGACGCCGCCGAGTTCATCTCCTGCGACCCGCCGCCCGAGCCCGTCGCCACCGGCGAGATCTTCCCCCGCGCGCAGGAGTTCGCCACGGTCGGCCACCTCTACCGCGGCATCAAGGACGGCCTGACCGCGCTGGTCGCCAAGTACGGCGAGGAGCAGGTGTTCTGCGGTTCGCCCCGGGCCCAGGCCACTCCGGAGCTGTTCCGCTGGCCCGAGATGGTGGCGGTGACCGACCTCGCGTCGGCGTGCGCCGCCATCGAGGAGATCATCGAGCAGGGCGAGGGAGCGCAGGGCGCCTGGCAGGACGCCCATTACGGGCGCTTCCTGAAGATCTGGGAGGAGTACCACGCGCTGCGGGCCGCCGACCCGGCCTTCGAGCCCGCCCACCCCGCGCTCGGCGCCTTCACCCGCCAGCCCTTCGACGTGCGGGAGCCGCAGCCGCTCATCGGCGACCCGCGGACGCTGGCGCTGGCCGAGCTCTGCAACCTCGCCTACGAGGCGATCCTGTGGCTGCTCACCCGCTACTTCACGCACACCGACGAGAGCGAGGAAGAGCTCGACGTGCTGATCAGCGCGGCGATCACGACGATGGCCGCCGTGCTGCGGCCGCTCGGCACCGAGCTGTGCCGGCGGCCCGCCGGCCCCGCCCATCCGGGACGCACGGCCGGGCCGGCCTTCGAGATGTACTACCTGATGGACAACGTGGTCCCCTGGCGCGAGGCCGCCTGGACGGTGCTGGTCGAACGGCTGCGCCAGATCGCCGAGCGCTGCGCCTCCCACGCCGCCGCGGACCCGGTGATCGCGCAGGCTTCGGAGCAGGTCACGGCGGTGGCCGACGCGCTCGACGCCGTCCGGGCCAAGGCCGCCTCCGGCATCACGACCCCCGGTGGGACAGCGTGA
- a CDS encoding oxidoreductase, giving the protein MVAKVCLVTGASSGIGHATALELLHAGHFVYGAARRVGRMAALRDAGGRTLPMDVTKEEDLKRAVDTVLDEHGRIDVLVNNAGAVVHGAVEDTPLALARDLFEVNVFAAARLAQLVLPGMRERGSGTIVNVSSVGGELAFPLGAWYYASKHALEAFSDSLRMETAQFGVDVVVIQPGIIKTDFEAGTARQLREISGNGAYRQMAEAMAGAAEAPVGHQSDQATDPAVVGATIREAVESDRPETRYVVGWQAEALLRLSRSLPDREFDARITGSLR; this is encoded by the coding sequence ATGGTTGCCAAAGTATGCCTCGTGACCGGCGCCTCGTCCGGCATCGGCCACGCCACCGCGCTCGAGCTCCTGCACGCCGGCCACTTCGTGTACGGCGCGGCGCGGCGGGTGGGCAGGATGGCGGCGCTGCGCGACGCGGGAGGCCGCACGCTGCCGATGGACGTGACCAAGGAAGAAGACCTGAAGCGGGCCGTCGACACCGTCCTGGACGAACACGGACGGATCGACGTCCTGGTCAACAACGCGGGAGCCGTCGTCCACGGCGCCGTCGAGGACACGCCGCTGGCGCTGGCGCGAGACCTGTTCGAGGTCAACGTCTTCGCCGCGGCCCGGCTGGCCCAGCTCGTCCTGCCGGGGATGCGGGAGCGGGGCTCGGGCACGATCGTCAACGTCTCCTCGGTCGGCGGCGAGCTGGCCTTCCCGCTCGGCGCCTGGTACTACGCCTCCAAGCACGCCCTGGAGGCCTTCTCCGACTCGCTGCGCATGGAGACCGCGCAGTTCGGCGTGGACGTCGTCGTCATCCAGCCCGGCATCATCAAGACCGATTTCGAGGCCGGGACCGCGCGGCAACTGCGGGAGATCTCCGGGAACGGGGCCTACCGGCAGATGGCCGAGGCCATGGCGGGCGCCGCCGAGGCGCCGGTGGGCCACCAGAGCGACCAGGCCACCGACCCCGCCGTCGTCGGGGCGACGATCCGGGAGGCCGTCGAGTCGGACCGGCCGGAGACCCGTTACGTCGTGGGCTGGCAGGCCGAAGCCCTCCTGCGGCTCAGCAGATCCCTCCCGGACCGCGAATTCGACGCGCGCATCACCGGCTCGCTCCGATGA
- a CDS encoding ABC transporter ATP-binding protein, which translates to MRLDLAGVSARIDARPIVEDVSLTAGPGEFVALIGPNGSGKSTLLRTVYRSLRPSGGVVRLDGQDLWGMRPRQAARHRAVLPQHSQVADGLSAADVVATGRHSHQRLLDRENAADRAAVATALERVGMAWAADRLMTTLSGGERQRVLLARALAQQAPLLVLDEPTNHLDVGSQLLLLDLIRSLGLTLLAALHDLDQAAAYADQVVVLRDGRVAGHGPPLEVLTPAFIEEVFGVRAHISPHPITGRPHIAVASPAP; encoded by the coding sequence ATGCGGCTTGACCTGGCCGGCGTCAGCGCCCGCATCGACGCCCGCCCCATCGTCGAGGACGTGAGCCTGACGGCGGGGCCGGGCGAGTTCGTCGCGCTCATCGGGCCGAACGGCAGCGGCAAGTCCACCCTGCTGCGCACCGTCTACCGGTCGCTGCGCCCGTCCGGCGGCGTGGTCCGGCTCGACGGGCAGGACCTGTGGGGGATGCGGCCCCGCCAGGCCGCCCGCCACCGCGCCGTGCTGCCCCAGCACAGCCAGGTCGCCGACGGGCTGTCCGCCGCCGACGTCGTCGCCACCGGCCGTCACAGCCACCAGCGGCTGCTCGACCGGGAGAACGCCGCCGACCGCGCGGCCGTCGCCACCGCGCTGGAACGGGTCGGCATGGCCTGGGCGGCCGACCGGCTGATGACGACGCTGTCGGGCGGGGAGCGGCAACGCGTGCTGCTCGCCCGCGCGCTGGCCCAGCAGGCGCCGCTCCTGGTGCTCGACGAACCCACCAACCATCTGGACGTCGGCTCCCAGCTCCTGCTGCTGGACCTGATCCGCTCGCTCGGCCTGACCCTGCTGGCCGCCCTGCACGACCTCGACCAGGCCGCCGCCTACGCCGACCAGGTCGTCGTCCTGCGCGACGGCCGGGTCGCCGGGCACGGCCCGCCCCTGGAGGTGCTGACCCCGGCGTTCATCGAGGAGGTCTTCGGCGTGCGCGCGCACATCAGCCCGCACCCGATCACCGGCCGCCCGCACATCGCCGTGGCGTCACCGGCACCATGA